A genomic segment from Flammeovirga pectinis encodes:
- a CDS encoding DNA-processing protein DprA gives MCYITSKVSFDKNYLQMLESLLLSILNIKGFGPKYLFRYKDIIVEKEQESTTVLEAITAIFEETNRINKVSISEIDEGIDRAEKIIKQCNELSIEPISFLDERFPKNIIEQSELWPIIYGIGNVELLNNYSIGIVGTKIPDEHGKIISNRIGEFCTDYEVNLVLLHQKGVVEEVLNTFDYTHIEVLASGIDLMYNPLDEVYNDDMRCVISPFPPGVITDDYKYIEASKVVACLSNRIILIQDSPSDDTRFVLSYFSRMPRTLGVIKPITSALKYQINSGNVILLSEKIKGVIKYCRAKDVNLDTVRCTFKELQSKSDYPQFFGEEELPF, from the coding sequence ATGTGTTATATTACATCTAAGGTAAGTTTTGATAAAAATTATTTACAAATGTTAGAAAGTTTACTTTTATCTATATTAAATATTAAAGGTTTTGGTCCTAAATACTTGTTTAGGTATAAAGACATAATTGTTGAAAAAGAACAGGAATCGACTACTGTTCTTGAAGCAATAACTGCAATTTTTGAAGAAACGAATAGAATAAATAAGGTAAGTATTTCAGAAATTGATGAAGGCATTGATAGAGCTGAAAAAATTATTAAACAATGTAATGAGTTATCGATTGAACCAATAAGTTTTTTGGACGAAAGATTTCCTAAAAATATAATAGAACAGTCTGAACTATGGCCAATAATTTACGGTATAGGTAATGTTGAATTATTAAATAATTATTCTATTGGGATTGTAGGGACAAAAATTCCTGATGAGCATGGTAAAATCATTTCTAATAGAATTGGTGAATTTTGTACTGATTATGAAGTTAATCTTGTGCTATTACATCAAAAAGGTGTAGTTGAAGAAGTATTAAATACTTTTGATTATACTCATATAGAAGTACTAGCATCGGGAATTGATTTAATGTACAATCCATTAGATGAGGTTTATAATGATGATATGAGATGTGTTATCTCACCATTCCCTCCAGGTGTAATTACAGATGATTACAAATACATAGAAGCTTCTAAGGTAGTTGCATGCCTTTCAAATAGAATAATTTTGATACAGGATTCTCCTTCAGATGATACGCGCTTTGTATTAAGTTATTTTTCTAGAATGCCAAGAACTTTAGGCGTAATTAAGCCAATAACTTCTGCTTTAAAATATCAAATTAATAGTGGGAATGTAATATTACTTAGTGAAAAAATCAAGGGAGTAATTAAATACTGTAGGGCAAAAGATGTTAATTTAGATACTGTAAGATGTACTTTTAAAGAATTACAATCCAAATCTGATTACCCTCAGTTTTTTGGAGAAGAGGAACTTCCTTTTTAA